GTTGGATCGCCCGGTGTAGGTGTTCCAATAGCGGCCCGATGAGGTCTGGCCGGAGCTGGTGGCAGCGGCGGCGGCACCATTATCAATTTCGAGCAGCGTCTTGGGGCGGAGCTGTTCGGGAGTGCCCGCGTCGTTACCGAAGAAATTCTCCGGGGCGGTTTTCGAGTTGGTGGCGAATCCCTGGCCGCGGTTGTTGAGCAAGTAGCTCATGCGGTTGTTGGGTGAAGCGCCGTCCTGGGTGGTGGCATCCTGGACCGCCGTGTTGCCTGGGCAGAGCCAGATCTGGGAGCTTCGGCCGATTTCGAGGTAACGGGCGATGAAGTTAGAAAGCTGGCGGCTGGTGTCGCTGAAGGACACGGCGGCCGCACCGGGCGAGGGATCGCGAATGCCACGAACAAGACCGCTCCACGCACCCGACGACGTCCGTGCCGCGGGGAGCGTGCCGCGGTTGTCCTGCGCGTAAAGAATCACTGCGAGGGAGAGTTGGCGCAGATTGGCTGCACAGGCCGAGGTCTGCGCACTTCTGCGTGCGGAGCCGACGACTGGAATGAGGATGGCGGCCAGAATGCCGATGATGGCGATCACGGTGAGGAGCTCGACGAGCGTGAAACCGTGTGATGCATGAGGTGCGGACTTTCGTGCGTTCATTTCTGTGGTGGATATTTGCAGTCATCGTGCCCGCCGGGGGACGTAGAACTACGCCATGCGCGCGGGGCTGTGGTGAATGGGGAACGGCGCAGGTTGCTCCATCGCGCCAACA
The sequence above is a segment of the Rariglobus hedericola genome. Coding sequences within it:
- a CDS encoding prepilin-type N-terminal cleavage/methylation domain-containing protein → MNARKSAPHASHGFTLVELLTVIAIIGILAAILIPVVGSARRSAQTSACAANLRQLSLAVILYAQDNRGTLPAARTSSGAWSGLVRGIRDPSPGAAAVSFSDTSRQLSNFIARYLEIGRSSQIWLCPGNTAVQDATTQDGASPNNRMSYLLNNRGQGFATNSKTAPENFFGNDAGTPEQLRPKTLLEIDNGAAAAATSSGQTSSGRYWNTYTGRSNIWMISDMDSVNYSNSTSYIPAAGAADEVPMPHGGGRNYAFFDGHVELRKAADLPANP